The Chryseobacterium sp. 52 genome includes a region encoding these proteins:
- a CDS encoding T9SS type A sorting domain-containing protein, with protein sequence MKKNSFLLLCSFISFFGQAQLALAKDDGTPITNGQVFTYNTTDENAATFHYKIKNTSNNPIQVRIKIVGIQNATGSGFQFCYLSTCLPSVAPNAVYPSNSNAAISIGANSETSSSGYNMWNSSSGTGTFPIDYVVKYYLVDNFNNEYGAPSTITYRYDPNFILSVNDIKNQKNIFAEIPTTLVKNEIEIISKENISYSLHTMEGRTLFDGNLQKGKNSVDTSALNTGMYLLTLRNLQGQVISKKIIKNN encoded by the coding sequence ATGAAAAAAAATAGTTTCTTATTATTGTGCTCTTTTATATCATTTTTCGGACAGGCACAGCTTGCATTAGCGAAAGATGACGGAACACCAATCACAAACGGACAGGTTTTCACCTATAACACAACCGACGAAAATGCGGCAACATTTCATTATAAAATTAAAAACACCTCTAATAATCCTATCCAAGTCCGTATAAAAATTGTGGGTATTCAAAATGCTACCGGAAGCGGTTTTCAATTCTGCTATCTCAGCACCTGTCTGCCATCTGTAGCCCCTAATGCTGTATATCCTTCCAATTCAAATGCAGCGATCAGTATCGGTGCTAATTCAGAAACATCATCCAGCGGCTACAATATGTGGAATTCCAGTTCAGGAACAGGAACATTCCCTATAGATTACGTAGTGAAATATTATCTAGTAGATAATTTCAATAACGAATATGGGGCACCATCCACCATCACATACAGATATGATCCCAATTTCATTTTATCCGTCAATGATATAAAAAATCAGAAAAATATCTTTGCGGAAATCCCAACAACGCTTGTTAAAAATGAAATAGAAATCATCTCCAAAGAGAATATTTCCTACAGCCTTCATACTATGGAAGGACGTACTCTATTTGACGGGAACCTTCAAAAAGGTAAAAATTCAGTGGATACTTCAGCATTAAATACCGGAATGTATCTTTTAACATTAAGAAATTTGCAGGGACAGGTTATTTCAAAAAAAATTATCAAAAACAATTAA
- a CDS encoding aldo/keto reductase, translating into MEKRKIKNTDLSVAPINFGGNVFGWTLDEKESFAILDQFTDAGFNFIDTADTYSWWVNGKGGQSEEIIGKWMKSRSNRKDIVLATKVGSETKEHGFDISRKHILKSVDESLQRLQTDHIDIYYTHFDDNTTPVEETLSAYDEIIKAGKVRYIAASNLSPERLKASFEASEKNNLPKYVALQPHYNLLEREGFEKNYAPLAEEFDLSVFSYWSLAAGFLTGKYRTEEDLGKSQRGEGVRKYLNAKGLEVLKALDQISEKHQTTQGTAALAWLLANPLITAPIVSATSESQLDTLFKAPKLILDQEDIEMLNQASN; encoded by the coding sequence ATGGAAAAAAGAAAGATAAAAAACACCGATCTATCGGTGGCGCCTATCAATTTTGGAGGTAATGTTTTTGGATGGACACTGGACGAAAAAGAGTCTTTTGCTATACTGGATCAGTTTACGGATGCCGGATTCAATTTTATAGATACTGCGGATACCTATTCCTGGTGGGTAAACGGAAAGGGAGGCCAGTCTGAAGAGATCATAGGAAAGTGGATGAAAAGCCGATCCAACCGTAAGGATATCGTATTGGCAACCAAAGTAGGATCCGAAACTAAAGAGCATGGTTTTGACATCAGCAGGAAACATATTCTGAAGTCTGTGGATGAATCTTTACAAAGACTACAGACCGATCATATTGATATTTATTACACTCATTTTGATGACAATACCACTCCGGTAGAAGAAACACTTTCTGCGTATGATGAGATTATAAAAGCGGGAAAAGTACGTTATATTGCGGCTTCCAATCTTTCTCCGGAACGTTTGAAAGCATCATTTGAAGCGTCAGAAAAAAATAATCTTCCTAAGTATGTTGCGCTACAGCCTCATTATAATTTACTTGAAAGAGAAGGTTTTGAAAAAAACTATGCTCCGCTGGCAGAAGAGTTTGATCTCAGTGTGTTTTCGTATTGGTCACTCGCTGCAGGTTTTCTTACCGGAAAATACCGTACCGAAGAAGATTTGGGGAAAAGCCAGAGAGGTGAGGGCGTAAGAAAATATCTTAATGCGAAAGGTCTTGAAGTTCTGAAAGCTTTAGACCAAATAAGCGAGAAACATCAGACGACACAGGGAACTGCTGCTTTGGCGTGGCTTCTTGCCAATCCTCTGATTACAGCACCGATTGTAAGTGCAACGAGCGAATCTCAGCTTGACACTTTATTCAAAGCTCCGAAACTGATTCTGGATCAGGAAGATATTGAAATGCTTAATCAGGCGAGTAATTGA
- a CDS encoding Omp28-related outer membrane protein: protein MRKHLIIQFIVIFQVLLVHSCKGSESDEGDTTVTYMTVMSEGGNEKLLGKKFTFKVKDNLTNDVTSESQIYVNDQLISGNTYTPVEKGMYEIKAKYKNLPANPIAINAIITSGISFKHRILYEDFTGTWCGYCTIALARHDQLALQTEDFVFIGIHGPDGTTDPWSCATSTEMEVFKNVTEWPAMYINRTTSWAYDSNYTDMSVPLGQLNAFSKIGIKMNSSVSGNSVSTDAKIFFTENFNNLKIAAFMVEDELVHNQKNYIAALYGGSSYIYNYVHHNVLRNKLTSSVAGESIPASQTIASNEYVKTFQYTIPPGVNASHLKVIVMVLDGNGKVLNVREAKIGTNNTYEFL from the coding sequence ATGAGAAAACACTTAATAATTCAATTTATTGTGATATTTCAAGTCCTACTTGTGCACTCATGCAAAGGATCTGAGAGCGATGAAGGTGACACTACTGTGACATACATGACTGTAATGTCGGAAGGGGGAAATGAAAAACTTCTGGGAAAAAAATTTACGTTTAAAGTAAAAGATAATCTTACGAACGATGTAACCTCTGAAAGCCAGATATACGTAAATGATCAATTAATTTCCGGAAATACATACACTCCTGTGGAAAAGGGAATGTATGAAATAAAAGCAAAGTATAAGAATTTACCTGCGAACCCTATTGCGATCAATGCAATCATAACCAGCGGAATAAGTTTTAAACACCGGATATTATATGAAGATTTTACAGGAACATGGTGCGGGTACTGTACTATAGCATTAGCCAGGCACGACCAGCTGGCACTCCAGACGGAAGATTTTGTATTTATAGGCATTCATGGTCCTGATGGAACAACCGATCCATGGTCTTGTGCAACAAGTACAGAGATGGAGGTTTTTAAAAATGTTACGGAATGGCCGGCAATGTATATCAACAGAACGACATCATGGGCCTATGATTCAAATTATACGGATATGTCTGTTCCTTTAGGCCAGCTAAATGCTTTTAGTAAAATAGGAATCAAAATGAATTCTTCCGTCTCCGGCAATTCGGTAAGTACAGATGCTAAAATTTTCTTCACTGAAAACTTTAACAATCTCAAAATTGCAGCGTTTATGGTGGAGGACGAACTGGTCCATAATCAAAAAAATTATATTGCCGCTCTTTACGGCGGAAGCAGCTATATCTACAATTATGTACATCACAATGTTTTACGCAACAAACTCACTTCTTCTGTAGCAGGAGAAAGTATTCCAGCCAGTCAAACAATAGCTTCAAACGAATATGTAAAGACTTTCCAATATACCATTCCTCCAGGAGTTAATGCCAGTCATCTAAAAGTGATTGTAATGGTTTTGGATGGCAATGGAAAAGTACTGAATGTAAGGGAAGCAAAAATAGGAACCAACAACACTTACGAATTTTTATAA
- a CDS encoding Omp28-related outer membrane protein, protein MRKILFILSILIYGVHHSQTYYSQDFNTPGLNGWVSTDLNNDTYQWANQNASVLSPNFGTGSLTSYSYVNGGAVTPDNLITSPLIDLGTVTASNVKLVYDLFTRTDYPAEKYSVYVTTSNASGTIIASTPVYTETVATGGFQSRSIDLTSFTGQQVYISFRHYECNDQYFLLLDNIQVKTIAPKDIALKKVSLNYYGIINTDYTIKATVKNNGTETINNITVNWNDGTTDHISTVPLTTPLTTGQETSINHPIAVNYSSVVEKNMNVIITQVNGSADTTPADNSLTTAFKTVSQNSPKKVLIEEGTGTWCGWCPRGAVAMNYMDVNYPNDFIGIAVHNGDPMTVTEYDNGVNFSGYPSMNVDRIELNKGVTQNDMVSQVNTRKMLVSPVKLDASSSLSGNSITFNAAATFRANFSNANLRFAVVLVEDEVSNTASGYNQRNYYAGGNNGPMGGYESLPASVPAAQMIYNHVGRMLLGGYTGQAGSIPTSITDGQVVNYTFTATIPTEYNTSKMKAVLLLLDATTGEVMNTRSFLLTTLGTSSAATNANYVTIYPNPAADYIKVQADYNIDLKFYDMAGRLVLEKPQVSPDSPVSVQGLAKGTYLVSIKEKGSEPKIQKLIIK, encoded by the coding sequence ATGAGAAAGATTTTATTTATTTTAAGTATTCTTATTTATGGAGTACATCACTCGCAGACTTATTACAGTCAGGATTTCAATACCCCGGGTCTTAATGGCTGGGTAAGTACCGATTTGAACAATGACACTTATCAATGGGCCAATCAAAATGCTTCAGTTTTAAGCCCAAATTTTGGTACAGGTTCACTGACCTCTTACTCTTACGTAAATGGCGGCGCTGTAACCCCCGATAACCTGATTACTTCTCCATTAATTGACCTAGGCACAGTTACAGCTTCCAACGTCAAATTGGTTTATGATTTATTCACACGTACTGATTATCCTGCAGAAAAATATTCAGTCTATGTAACAACATCCAATGCTTCAGGAACGATCATAGCCTCTACTCCGGTTTATACAGAAACAGTAGCTACAGGAGGTTTTCAATCCAGAAGTATTGACCTTACTTCTTTTACCGGACAGCAGGTTTATATCTCTTTCAGACATTATGAATGTAATGATCAATATTTTCTGCTTTTAGATAACATTCAGGTAAAAACTATTGCGCCTAAAGATATTGCTCTTAAAAAAGTTTCTCTGAATTATTATGGGATTATTAATACGGATTACACCATCAAAGCAACAGTAAAAAATAATGGTACAGAAACGATCAATAATATTACTGTGAACTGGAACGACGGGACAACAGACCATATCTCGACAGTTCCATTAACCACACCGCTTACAACTGGGCAGGAAACGTCCATCAACCATCCTATCGCGGTCAATTATTCTTCAGTGGTAGAAAAGAATATGAATGTCATTATTACTCAGGTAAATGGAAGTGCAGACACGACTCCTGCAGACAATTCATTGACCACAGCATTTAAAACGGTAAGCCAAAACTCGCCTAAAAAAGTACTTATTGAAGAAGGTACCGGGACATGGTGTGGATGGTGTCCAAGAGGAGCAGTTGCTATGAACTATATGGATGTTAATTACCCGAATGACTTCATAGGAATCGCAGTACATAACGGAGATCCTATGACGGTAACCGAATATGATAACGGAGTCAATTTCAGTGGCTACCCTTCAATGAACGTAGACAGGATTGAACTCAACAAAGGGGTAACCCAAAATGATATGGTTTCTCAGGTGAACACCAGAAAAATGCTTGTAAGTCCTGTAAAACTAGATGCTTCTTCCTCTTTATCCGGAAACTCAATTACTTTTAATGCAGCAGCTACATTTAGAGCAAATTTCAGCAATGCAAACCTTAGATTTGCTGTAGTCTTAGTAGAAGATGAGGTAAGTAACACGGCATCAGGCTATAACCAGAGAAATTATTATGCCGGAGGAAATAACGGGCCTATGGGTGGTTATGAAAGTTTACCGGCTTCTGTTCCTGCCGCTCAGATGATCTACAACCATGTAGGAAGAATGCTGCTGGGTGGATATACAGGGCAGGCTGGATCAATTCCTACCTCTATTACAGACGGACAGGTTGTTAACTACACTTTCACAGCTACAATTCCTACTGAATACAATACAAGTAAAATGAAAGCTGTATTGCTTCTGCTTGATGCCACAACAGGAGAAGTGATGAATACACGCTCATTCCTTCTGACCACTTTAGGAACAAGCAGTGCTGCAACTAATGCAAATTATGTAACAATATATCCTAATCCGGCCGCTGACTATATCAAAGTGCAGGCAGACTACAATATCGATCTGAAATTTTACGATATGGCGGGAAGACTTGTTTTAGAGAAACCTCAGGTATCACCGGACAGCCCGGTTTCTGTTCAGGGTTTAGCAAAAGGAACTTACCTTGTTTCTATTAAAGAAAAGGGTTCTGAACCGAAAATTCAAAAATTAATTATAAAATAA
- a CDS encoding DUF6029 family protein → MRNKIITGVLFLSSIKLFCQLTVNLESNSQYYIDDAKIKLSETEAAQRFRSNNYLNLSYKLKDFTFGAQLESYEPEALLNYSPAFKKTNLGTYYVNYNNEKAGIDVTLGHFYEQLGSGLALRLWEDKQLGVANSLLGGKIKYTDPAQTVTLKALVGKQRLGFELTDGLIAGLDAELRLDSLVKIKKLHTSIGFSYVNKYEDNKDNVVYPKNVSVYSSRLKMEYAKFALEFEYLYKTKDNIKEIKALDAKNIFPGSAYYLNLSYATDRFGIIASLRRLENFNFYSQRDQTGNIYHNAVLNYLPSLTKQYDYSLANIYVYQAQPQLTFLPQKKAGEIGSQFDIFYKLKKGSLLGGKYGTDLSLNISNWYGLKGTYRSYINNVNGYDTEFLKLGERYYSDQSIDIRTKLKDNWKIALVFINQYYNTYRAEETSGEVKAKTIIMDNIYKFSKSSMKIELQHQWADDYHGNWAAGLAEYNFKKNWSVFVNDLYNYDNSDKEKQMHYYTGGIVFRKNSTRVQVSYGRQRGGLLCVGGVCRFVPESAGFSLGISANY, encoded by the coding sequence ATGCGAAATAAAATAATTACAGGCGTACTATTTCTTTCTAGTATCAAACTGTTCTGCCAGTTAACGGTCAATTTAGAATCCAATTCACAGTATTATATTGACGACGCAAAGATAAAACTCTCTGAAACAGAAGCTGCTCAAAGGTTCAGATCCAACAATTACCTCAATCTGAGTTATAAACTGAAGGACTTTACTTTCGGCGCACAATTGGAATCTTATGAGCCGGAAGCTTTACTTAATTATTCTCCGGCTTTTAAAAAAACCAATTTAGGGACCTATTATGTAAATTATAATAATGAAAAAGCAGGAATCGATGTTACATTAGGACATTTCTACGAGCAGTTAGGAAGCGGCTTAGCATTGCGTTTATGGGAAGATAAGCAGCTGGGAGTTGCAAATTCTCTCCTGGGTGGAAAAATAAAATATACAGACCCTGCCCAAACAGTAACTTTAAAAGCTCTGGTGGGAAAACAAAGATTAGGATTTGAACTTACAGATGGGCTTATCGCCGGGTTGGACGCAGAATTACGGCTGGACTCCCTTGTGAAAATTAAAAAACTGCATACAAGTATTGGTTTCAGCTATGTCAATAAGTACGAAGACAATAAAGACAATGTGGTATATCCTAAAAACGTCAGTGTTTATTCCTCCCGATTAAAAATGGAGTATGCTAAATTTGCCCTGGAATTTGAATATTTATACAAGACCAAGGATAATATAAAAGAGATCAAAGCCTTAGATGCGAAGAACATTTTCCCTGGAAGTGCTTATTATCTCAATCTTTCTTATGCGACGGACAGATTTGGAATTATAGCCAGTTTGAGAAGATTAGAAAATTTTAATTTTTATTCTCAGCGGGATCAGACGGGAAATATTTATCATAATGCCGTTCTGAACTACCTTCCTTCCCTTACTAAACAGTATGATTACAGCCTGGCCAATATTTATGTTTATCAGGCACAGCCCCAGCTTACTTTTCTGCCCCAGAAAAAAGCGGGGGAAATAGGTTCTCAATTCGATATTTTTTATAAACTAAAAAAAGGATCACTGCTTGGAGGGAAATACGGAACAGATCTGTCATTAAATATCTCCAATTGGTATGGATTGAAGGGAACATACCGTTCTTATATCAACAACGTGAACGGGTATGATACCGAATTTCTGAAATTGGGAGAAAGGTATTATTCCGATCAGAGTATAGATATCAGAACCAAATTAAAAGACAATTGGAAAATAGCACTTGTTTTCATTAATCAATATTACAATACCTACCGTGCAGAAGAAACATCAGGAGAAGTAAAAGCGAAAACAATCATTATGGATAATATTTACAAATTTTCAAAAAGTTCTATGAAAATAGAACTCCAGCATCAGTGGGCAGATGATTATCACGGCAACTGGGCAGCCGGTTTGGCTGAATATAACTTTAAAAAAAACTGGTCTGTTTTCGTTAATGATCTTTATAACTACGACAACTCTGATAAAGAAAAACAGATGCATTATTATACAGGAGGCATCGTTTTTAGGAAAAACAGCACAAGAGTTCAGGTATCTTATGGAAGACAGCGGGGAGGATTGTTATGTGTAGGAGGAGTTTGTCGGTTTGTTCCTGAAAGTGCAGGATTTTCTCTGGGGATCAGTGCGAATTATTAA
- a CDS encoding efflux RND transporter periplasmic adaptor subunit, whose amino-acid sequence MHFKKIYIYSLSAAMILSSCSGKKEEEKTVYENKKFAQKKENTVHLSEKQMQSVGVTTTIIQNRNMEKLIRLNGKAEIAPSHMSSVSSIMGGHIKSIHIISGSHFRKGQVLAVVEDPQFIQLQQDYLVTKAQLESARLNLNRQKDLNSSKASSDKTLQTAQADYSTLNATLKGLEEKLRIIGIHAKGLNSGSIKSRINIYAPFNGFVSKILVNNGQYINPADTLFELIDPAGLLLELKVFENDINDIQTGQEILVYSNENPELKSNAKIVSVVPSIENGGAAMAVAKLSSANSEFVKGMYINAEVSISGRNTLGLPNESVVSFENKNYVFEDLGKGTYKMIPVTVGISDDQFTEILKGDFLKNKKIVQKGAYSLLMMLKNKAE is encoded by the coding sequence ATGCATTTCAAAAAAATATACATATACAGCTTAAGTGCAGCAATGATACTCTCTTCATGTTCAGGAAAAAAAGAAGAAGAGAAAACAGTTTACGAAAATAAAAAATTTGCTCAAAAGAAAGAAAACACGGTACATCTTTCAGAAAAGCAGATGCAGTCTGTAGGGGTGACCACTACCATAATCCAAAACCGGAATATGGAAAAGCTGATAAGACTGAACGGGAAAGCAGAGATTGCGCCATCGCATATGAGCTCGGTTTCCAGTATTATGGGCGGGCACATCAAGTCTATCCACATCATCAGCGGAAGTCATTTCAGAAAAGGTCAGGTTCTGGCTGTAGTGGAAGATCCTCAGTTTATACAGTTGCAGCAGGATTATCTGGTCACCAAAGCTCAGCTTGAATCTGCCAGACTGAATCTTAATCGCCAAAAAGATCTTAACAGCAGCAAAGCAAGCAGCGATAAAACCTTACAGACGGCGCAGGCAGATTATTCTACATTGAACGCCACTCTAAAAGGTCTCGAAGAAAAACTGAGAATTATCGGAATCCATGCAAAAGGATTAAACTCAGGGAGCATCAAAAGCAGAATTAATATATATGCCCCTTTCAACGGGTTTGTAAGCAAGATCCTGGTGAATAACGGCCAGTATATCAATCCTGCAGATACTTTATTTGAGCTGATTGATCCTGCCGGTTTACTGCTTGAACTTAAAGTGTTTGAAAATGATATTAATGACATTCAAACAGGGCAGGAGATTCTGGTGTACAGCAATGAAAATCCTGAGCTTAAATCGAATGCAAAAATAGTGAGTGTCGTTCCGAGTATTGAAAACGGTGGTGCAGCTATGGCTGTTGCAAAACTTTCTTCGGCCAATTCTGAATTTGTAAAAGGAATGTATATCAATGCAGAAGTAAGTATCAGCGGAAGAAATACATTAGGACTTCCCAATGAATCTGTTGTTTCTTTTGAAAACAAAAATTATGTTTTTGAAGATCTGGGGAAAGGCACTTATAAAATGATCCCTGTCACCGTAGGGATTTCAGATGATCAGTTTACAGAAATTCTGAAGGGAGATTTCCTGAAAAACAAGAAAATAGTACAAAAGGGAGCTTACAGTCTTCTGATGATGCTTAAGAATAAAGCAGAATAA
- a CDS encoding chloride channel protein, producing the protein MKIHNKKKYLSFLKFKRDFQKYGLEKARSYELILHWLNNRLSRNQFLVLSGILVGCTAGLAGVVLKTLVHYIHNFITHKVHFEYQILFYIVFPFLGIVLTTAIVLTIFKGQDRKGIGAILYEIAQNSSIVASVKMYSQIIQSAVTVGLGGSAGLESPIAVTGAAIGSNYAQTYRLSYKERTLLLAAGATAGIASAFNAPIAGIMFAFEILLTGVVFTDFIPLVVAAVCGSLLSRVLLQEDVLFRFYTREAFNYKNVPYYLILGIVTGLYARYFVVISQKVEHFMKGLKLSRMRKAMFGGLVLSLLCVLFPPLFGEGYETVKAFTNGSTHSIIRNSFFRYFEIGDWTIIVFLVLVCLLKAFATSFTIFSGGNGGNFAPSLFAGGTVGYLFALICQHIGFTDVPVTNLVLVGMAGAMSGVLYAPLTAIFLIAESSFGYDLFIPLMIASIISYLIAKWFSPISPELKFLADQGKIFTNKHDKNLLFALRTEDFIDKYSETINENASVTELFEQVKNGNKNIFAAIDEAGKLKGILTLDDIRPYLFNKEIDSLQTVTQIMKAPPAILHRENQPLEILQIFDDTGVWNLPVTSENNDFIGFISKSSILMSYRQLLKEYSD; encoded by the coding sequence GTGAAAATTCACAATAAAAAAAAGTACCTAAGCTTTCTAAAATTTAAAAGAGACTTTCAAAAATATGGACTGGAAAAAGCCCGCAGCTACGAACTTATCCTTCATTGGCTGAATAACAGGTTGAGCAGAAACCAGTTTCTGGTACTCTCCGGAATTCTTGTTGGCTGTACTGCCGGCCTTGCAGGAGTGGTCCTGAAAACACTCGTGCATTATATTCACAATTTTATTACCCATAAGGTTCATTTTGAATATCAGATTCTATTCTATATTGTCTTTCCTTTTTTAGGGATTGTCCTTACTACTGCCATTGTCCTTACTATATTTAAAGGTCAGGACAGAAAAGGAATTGGAGCAATTCTGTATGAAATTGCCCAGAATTCAAGTATTGTAGCCTCTGTAAAGATGTATTCCCAGATTATTCAGAGTGCAGTGACCGTTGGACTTGGGGGTTCTGCCGGGTTAGAAAGTCCTATCGCTGTTACCGGTGCTGCAATTGGTTCCAATTATGCCCAAACCTACAGACTCAGCTATAAAGAACGGACACTCCTATTGGCAGCTGGTGCCACTGCAGGGATTGCTTCAGCTTTCAATGCTCCTATTGCAGGGATTATGTTTGCTTTTGAAATTCTATTAACGGGAGTCGTTTTTACAGATTTCATACCTCTGGTGGTTGCTGCAGTCTGTGGAAGCCTTTTGTCGAGGGTTTTACTTCAGGAAGATGTGCTTTTCAGATTTTATACAAGAGAAGCTTTCAATTATAAAAATGTTCCTTATTATCTTATCCTTGGAATTGTGACCGGGTTGTATGCCCGCTATTTTGTAGTCATTTCCCAAAAAGTTGAACATTTTATGAAAGGACTTAAACTTTCAAGGATGCGTAAAGCTATGTTTGGAGGTTTGGTGCTCTCGCTTTTGTGTGTACTTTTCCCACCATTATTCGGCGAAGGATATGAAACAGTAAAGGCTTTTACAAACGGGAGCACTCATTCTATCATCAGAAACAGTTTTTTCAGGTATTTTGAGATTGGTGACTGGACCATTATTGTATTTTTGGTGCTGGTATGTCTGTTAAAAGCTTTTGCAACGTCTTTTACAATATTCAGTGGGGGTAACGGAGGTAATTTTGCTCCGTCACTTTTTGCCGGCGGTACGGTAGGGTATCTATTTGCCCTGATCTGTCAGCATATTGGATTTACGGATGTTCCGGTAACAAATCTTGTTCTGGTGGGAATGGCCGGAGCCATGAGTGGTGTACTCTATGCTCCTCTTACAGCTATATTTCTGATTGCCGAATCCAGTTTCGGGTATGATCTTTTTATTCCGCTGATGATTGCATCCATCATTTCTTACCTGATTGCAAAATGGTTTTCCCCGATTTCTCCGGAGCTGAAATTTCTGGCTGACCAAGGAAAAATATTCACCAATAAACATGATAAAAACCTTCTTTTTGCCTTAAGAACAGAAGATTTTATTGATAAATATTCAGAGACCATTAATGAAAATGCTTCGGTTACAGAATTATTTGAGCAGGTAAAAAACGGAAATAAAAATATTTTCGCAGCCATTGACGAAGCCGGAAAACTGAAAGGTATTCTTACACTGGATGATATCCGTCCTTATCTTTTTAATAAAGAAATAGACAGTTTGCAGACTGTTACCCAGATTATGAAAGCCCCTCCTGCAATACTTCACCGTGAAAACCAACCGTTGGAAATCCTTCAGATCTTTGATGATACGGGAGTATGGAACCTTCCTGTAACCAGTGAAAACAATGATTTTATAGGATTTATATCAAAATCATCTATCCTGATGAGCTACAGACAGCTGTTGAAAGAATATTCGGATTAA
- a CDS encoding TlpA family protein disulfide reductase, translated as MSLCYSQKIPNVSVSNLNGERIDVSKIDSSEPVIMSFWATWCLPCMEELNTINERYEDWQKDNKFTMYAVSTDDARTTSKVKTVVKSKGWPYNILLDPNQTLKRAFNINSIPYVILLHKGKIVYSHIGYSAGDEDELINKIKECNNK; from the coding sequence ATGAGTTTATGCTATTCTCAAAAAATCCCTAATGTATCGGTAAGCAATCTAAACGGTGAAAGAATAGACGTCTCAAAAATAGATTCATCGGAACCTGTCATTATGAGTTTCTGGGCAACATGGTGTCTTCCTTGTATGGAAGAACTCAATACGATTAATGAGAGATATGAGGATTGGCAGAAAGACAATAAGTTTACCATGTATGCAGTATCTACAGATGATGCCCGTACTACTTCAAAAGTGAAGACGGTTGTAAAAAGCAAAGGATGGCCCTATAATATACTGCTTGATCCCAACCAGACCCTGAAAAGAGCATTCAATATCAACAGCATTCCGTATGTTATTCTTCTTCACAAAGGGAAAATTGTATACTCCCATATAGGATATTCCGCAGGTGATGAAGACGAATTGATTAATAAGATTAAAGAATGTAATAATAAATAG
- a CDS encoding SDR family oxidoreductase → MSTYFDDKVIWITGASSGIGEALVNELAATSRAKIILSSRNKNQLYAVAEKAGLDTKRFSVLPLDLENYKEMPDIVAEALEKFGQIDILINNAGLSQRSLAMETDIEVDKRLMDVDFIGTVALTKAVLPYMIRNGGGHIAVVSSLMGIFAAPMRSSYAAAKHALHGFFDSLRAELYTKNIVVTIICPGFIQTNISVNAVTGDGSLQGTMDDATQKGMPADVFAKKMLSAIEKKKNQASIGGSEVMGTYLKRFFPAILAKVVRKAKVV, encoded by the coding sequence ATGAGTACATATTTTGATGATAAAGTGATCTGGATTACCGGAGCTTCATCAGGAATCGGAGAAGCCCTGGTCAATGAACTGGCGGCAACAAGCAGGGCGAAAATTATTCTTTCATCAAGAAATAAAAATCAGCTGTATGCTGTTGCAGAAAAGGCCGGGCTGGATACTAAACGTTTCTCTGTACTGCCTTTAGATCTGGAAAATTATAAAGAAATGCCGGATATTGTAGCCGAAGCGCTGGAGAAATTTGGTCAGATTGATATTCTGATTAATAATGCGGGTCTGTCTCAGCGGTCTCTGGCTATGGAAACTGATATAGAGGTAGATAAACGTTTAATGGATGTAGATTTTATAGGAACTGTAGCTCTTACTAAAGCTGTACTTCCTTATATGATCAGGAACGGTGGTGGGCATATTGCTGTAGTATCGAGTCTTATGGGGATTTTTGCCGCTCCTATGCGCAGTAGTTATGCTGCTGCAAAACATGCACTTCACGGTTTTTTTGATTCGCTGCGTGCTGAATTATATACGAAAAATATAGTCGTGACAATCATCTGTCCCGGTTTTATACAGACTAATATTTCTGTCAATGCCGTTACGGGAGATGGTTCTCTTCAGGGAACTATGGATGATGCCACCCAAAAAGGAATGCCTGCTGATGTTTTTGCAAAAAAAATGCTTTCAGCTATAGAAAAAAAGAAAAATCAGGCTTCTATAGGGGGCAGTGAAGTGATGGGAACTTACCTGAAGAGGTTCTTTCCTGCGATTCTGGCTAAGGTTGTCCGTAAAGCAAAAGTGGTGTGA